A genomic region of Hippoglossus hippoglossus isolate fHipHip1 chromosome 8, fHipHip1.pri, whole genome shotgun sequence contains the following coding sequences:
- the tex2 gene encoding testis-expressed protein 2 isoform X1, translating into MSSQGSSSRGSGQHADTPPPRHAPGPKLQVQRSLSRDTITIHFSALGKEEDDEEEELYGAPVGANFEVDGADGLQGPEASGPDDQSVTTGLEAKEELQFEATVAEACSGAAVLPVSSITLSVQPSDPQPHTPSAAMTIIPTSTHSHLSSSPPTSSSWPSDRPTANPPSTSSGASSPCKSAALSSSKPFLSLVRSLSNDVESRESTTATTVTPPQARHRHLMKSFVKSLSTDTSKAEHQEGPLHHFLHQQPQQTQPSHRPPPRNMQLFKQFSQPRLSSSPVIVTKAGGDSKTAPSSPIMSPDGRSFFKVQEVEARIEDTKRRLSEVMSDPLQLFSKIIGDESGVGTGGSAAHRAKFLSSSASELSTVTAVNGHAEGTSNYSIKEEEGTEGEEEDETPTGKGPDSVFFSFPSPGPTQASSSTFHKSPSLTLGRCSMSALVARQEDEDFCELYSEDFELNAGTETPDGECARSRHPHAGSTVLCSELDAEEEEKAEEELDTVPVTGLLFLTQLLYLYLVLPMPPCVSAVVHGIAAGFMLALLVLWLSSPRRSSSGTRRGRGGIGHWNVAQLDIKEPGIFKGWMNEIHNYDPEMYHATLTHSVYVRLEGSVLRLSKPNRNISRRAAHNEPKPDVTYISQKIYDLTDSKIYLMPQSLARKRVWNKKYPICIELAKQEDFMSKAQGERSEAGEDKSTAQGEKLERTDKGEKAEGSTSTEESKKPASGGWDLTIYLFGRTGREKEEWFRRFLMASRTKSDGRGGGLPSICKSALLTSHSRSSSTQSGGGPEADGRRSSRESVEELPQLRHRDTASSSTAPSCGFTGGVKQKMLLDYNVYMAKYVNPQAPQRSPTATDSPANSPESSPKTTKKLHRSSEETVEPEAWVNAFLGRMFWDFLGEKYWANVVSKKIQMKLSKIRLPYVMNELTLTELDMGFSIPKILQASKPSVDHQGLWFDLELSYTGSFLMTLETKMNLARLGKEGEGLGEHGKEWLRPRTYCLADSDEESSSAGSSDEEDPQELVSDKPILPGGEGYVGGHRPSKIMRFVDKIAKSKYFQKATETEFIKKKMEEVSNTPLLLTVEVQECRGTLAVNIPPPPTDRIWYGFRSPPHLELKARPKLGEREVTLVHVTDWIEKKLNQEFQKIFVMPNMDDVWLPIMHSAMDTRSNANLVTVTNDALKDPEPEESEVSDM; encoded by the exons ATGAGCAgtcagggcagcagcagcaggggaagTGGCCAGCATGCTGACACCCCTCCCCCTCGTCACGCCCCTGGACCCAAGCTGCAGGTGCAGCGCTCCCTCTCTCGTGACACCATCACCATCCACTTCTCTGCCCtggggaaggaggaggacgatgaggaagaggagctttACGGGGCACCAGTTGGAGCTAACTTTGAGGTGGATGGGGCAGACGGACTGCAAGGCCCAGAAGCCTCAGGGCCTGATGACCAGTCTGTCACCACGGGCCTGGAGGCAAAAGAGGAGCTTCAGTTTGAAGCCACAGTAGCAGAAGCCtgctctggagctgctgtgCTCCCTGTTTCATCCATTACCCTGTCTGTGCAACCCTCCGAccctcagccacacacaccctctgcaGCCATGACTATTATCCCCACCTCCACCCACTCCCACCTGAGCTCCAGCCCACCTACCAGCTCCTCCTGGCCCTCAGACCGACCCACAGCTAATCCTCCATCCACAAGCTCCGGCGCCTCCTCCCCTTGTAAGTCAGCAGCGCTGTCGTCCTCCAAGCCTTTTCTCAGCCTGGTCAGGTCTTTGTCCAATGACGTTGAATCTCGAGAATCCACAACTGCCACCACTGTCACACCACCCCAAGCACGGCACCGGCACTTAATGAAATCTTTTGTTAAGTCTCTATCCACGGACACTTCAAAGGCCGAACATCAAGAGGGtcctcttcatcactttcttcatcAGCAACCGCAGCAAACTCAGCCATCCCATCGGCCTCCACCCCGCAACATGCAGCTCTTCAAGCAGTTCTCCCAGCCCCGTCTCTCCTCCAGCCCCGTCATTGTGACTAAAGCAGGTGGAGACTCCAAAACAGCCCCTTCTTCCCCAATCATGTCCCCAGATGGTAGGTCTTTCTTCAAGGTCCAAGAGGTGGAGGCCAGGATAGAAGACACCAAGCGGCGTCTGTCAGAGGTGATGTCAGACCCCCTGCAGCTTTTTAGTAAGATTATTGGAGATGAGTCTGGCGTGGGAACAGGTGGAAGCGCCGCTCATCGCGCAAaatttctctcctccagtgcGTCCGAGCTGAGCACAGTGACGGCAGTAAATGGACATGCAGAAGGTACAAGCAACTACAGCAtcaaggaggaggaagggacagaaggagaagaagaggacgagACACCCACAGGCAAAGGCCCAGACtcagtttttttctccttcccatCTCCAGGCCCCACGCAGGCCTCCTCGTCCACTTTCCACAAGTCTCCGTCTCTCACTCTGGGTCGCTGCTCTATGTCAGCTCTGGTTGCTCGACAGGAGGATGAGGACTTCTGTGAACTGTACAGTGAAGACTTTGAGTTAAATGCTGGTACTGAGACACCAGATGGGGAATGTGCACGGTCCCGACATCCCCATGCTGGTAGCACTGTTTTGTGCAGCGAACTCGatgccgaggaggaggagaaagcgGAGGAGGAGTTGGACACTGTGCCTGTGACTGGACTCCTCTTCTTAACACAGTTGTTGTACTTGTACTTAGTCCTTCCTATGCCACCCTGTGTATCTGCAGTGGTGCATGGGATAGCAGCCGGGTTCATGTTGGCCTTACTGGTCCTCTGGCTGTCCTCTCCTCGCCGCTCCTCATCAGGCAcgagaagagggaggggggggatagGACACTGGAACGTGGCCCAGTTGGATATAAAAGAACCAGGAATATTCAAG GGCTGGATGAATGAGATCCACAACTATGACCCGGAGATGTACCATGCCACCCTGACCCACTCTGTTTACGTCCGTCTAGAGGGCTCCGTCTTGCGTCTGTCCAAGCCAAACCGGAACATCTCCCGCCGTGCCGCACACAATGAGCCTAAACCTGACGTCACCTACATCAGCCAGAAGATCTATGACCTGACCGACAGCAAG ATCTACCTGATGCCCCAGAGCTTGGCTAGGAAGAGAGTTTGGAATAAAAAGTACCCTATTTGCATTGAGTTGGCCAAGCAGGAGGACTTCATGTCCAAGGCCCAGGGAGAGAGGTCTGAAGCTGGGGAGGACAAATCAACAGCGCAGGGTGAGAAGCTCGAAAGGACAGACAAAGGCGAGAAAGCGGAAGGATCGACATCAACAGAGGAATCCAAGAAACCGGCTTCTGGAGGATGGGATCTGACAATCTACCTGTTTGGGAGGACGGGCCGGGAAAAGGAGGAGTGGTTCCGGAGATTTCTCATGGCGTCCCGCACCAAGTCAGATGGGAGAGGTGGCGGTCTGCCTAGCATCTGCAAGAGTG CCCTCCTGACCTCCcacagccgcagcagcagcacccaGTCTGGCGGAGGCCCGGAGGCCGACGGCAGGAGAAGCAGCCGGGAAAGCGTGGAGGAGCTCCCACAGTTGCGTCACAGAGacaccgcctcctcctccacggcTCCCTCCTGTGGCTTCACCGGAGGGGTGAAGCAGAAGATGCTGTTGGACTATAATGTCTACATGGCCAAATACGTCAACCCCCAGGCACCACAGAGGAGCCCGACTGCCACTGACAGCCCCGCAAACAGCCCTGAAAGCAGCCCCAAAACTACCAAAAAG TTACACAGGAGTTCAGAAGAGACTGTGGAGCCTGAGGCCTGGGTCAATGCTTTCCTGGGGAGGATGTTTTGGGACTTCCTGGGAGAGAAGTACTGGGCCAACGTGGTCTCCAAAAAGATCCAAATGAAGCTCAGTAAAATCAGG CTGCCGTACGTAATGAATGAGTTGACTTTGACAGAGCTGGACATGGGCTTCTCCATCCCCAAGATTCTCCAAGCGTCCAAACCCTCAGTGGACCACCAAG GTCTGTGGTTTGATCTGGAGCTGTCCTACACAGGCTCGTTCCTCATGACACTGGAGACCAAGATGAACCTGGCCCGACTGGGGAAGGAGGGCGAGGGACTTGGGGAGCACGGGAAAGAATG gctCAGGCCGAGGACATACTGTCTGGCAGACAGCGATGAGGAGTCGTCGAGCGCTGGCTCATCGGATGAGGAGGATCCCCAGGAACTCGTCAGCGACAAACCTATTCTGCCCGGAGGCGAGGG CTATGTGGGAGGCCACAGGCCCAGCAAGATCATGCGCTTCGTGGACAAGATAGCCAAGTCGAAGTACTTCCAGAAGGCCACAGAGACGGAGTTCAtcaagaagaagatggaggaggtgtCCAACACGCCCCTGCTGCTCACCGTGGAGGTGCAGGAGTGCCGCGGGACGCTGGCTGTCAACATCCCACCTCCCCCCACAGACAGGATATG GTATGGTTTCCGGAGTCCGCCTCACCTGGAGCTGAAAGCGCGGCCcaagctgggagagagggaggtcaCGCTCGTTCACGTGACTGACTGGATAGAGAAGAAGCTGAATCAGGAGTTCCAG AAAATATTTGTGATGCCAAACATGGACGACGTGTGGCTACCCATAATGCACTCTGCCATGGACACACGTTCAAATGCCAACTTGGTTACTGTGACAAACGATGCCTTGAAGGACCCAGAGCCTGAGGAGTCTGAGGTCTCCGACATGTGA
- the tex2 gene encoding testis-expressed protein 2 isoform X2 translates to MSSQGSSSRGSGQHADTPPPRHAPGPKLQVQRSLSRDTITIHFSALGKEEDDEEEELYGAPVGANFEVDGADGLQGPEASGPDDQSVTTGLEAKEELQFEATVAEACSGAAVLPVSSITLSVQPSDPQPHTPSAAMTIIPTSTHSHLSSSPPTSSSWPSDRPTANPPSTSSGASSPCKSAALSSSKPFLSLVRSLSNDVESRESTTATTVTPPQARHRHLMKSFVKSLSTDTSKAEHQEGPLHHFLHQQPQQTQPSHRPPPRNMQLFKQFSQPRLSSSPVIVTKAGGDSKTAPSSPIMSPDGRSFFKVQEVEARIEDTKRRLSEVMSDPLQLFSKIIGDESGVGTGGSAAHRAKFLSSSASELSTVTAVNGHAEGTSNYSIKEEEGTEGEEEDETPTGKGPDSVFFSFPSPGPTQASSSTFHKSPSLTLGRCSMSALVARQEDEDFCELYSEDFELNAGTETPDGECARSRHPHAGSTVLCSELDAEEEEKAEEELDTVPVTGLLFLTQLLYLYLVLPMPPCVSAVVHGIAAGFMLALLVLWLSSPRRSSSGTRRGRGGIGHWNVAQLDIKEPGIFKGWMNEIHNYDPEMYHATLTHSVYVRLEGSVLRLSKPNRNISRRAAHNEPKPDVTYISQKIYDLTDSKIYLMPQSLARKRVWNKKYPICIELAKQEDFMSKAQGERSEAGEDKSTAQGEKLERTDKGEKAEGSTSTEESKKPASGGWDLTIYLFGRTGREKEEWFRRFLMASRTKSDGRGGGLPSICKSALLTSHSRSSSTQSGGGPEADGRRSSRESVEELPQLRHRDTASSSTAPSCGFTGGVKQKMLLDYNVYMAKYVNPQAPQRSPTATDSPANSPESSPKTTKKLHRSSEETVEPEAWVNAFLGRMFWDFLGEKYWANVVSKKIQMKLSKIRLPYVMNELTLTELDMGFSIPKILQASKPSVDHQGLWFDLELSYTGSFLMTLETKMNLARLGKEGEGLGEHGKEWPRTYCLADSDEESSSAGSSDEEDPQELVSDKPILPGGEGYVGGHRPSKIMRFVDKIAKSKYFQKATETEFIKKKMEEVSNTPLLLTVEVQECRGTLAVNIPPPPTDRIWYGFRSPPHLELKARPKLGEREVTLVHVTDWIEKKLNQEFQKIFVMPNMDDVWLPIMHSAMDTRSNANLVTVTNDALKDPEPEESEVSDM, encoded by the exons ATGAGCAgtcagggcagcagcagcaggggaagTGGCCAGCATGCTGACACCCCTCCCCCTCGTCACGCCCCTGGACCCAAGCTGCAGGTGCAGCGCTCCCTCTCTCGTGACACCATCACCATCCACTTCTCTGCCCtggggaaggaggaggacgatgaggaagaggagctttACGGGGCACCAGTTGGAGCTAACTTTGAGGTGGATGGGGCAGACGGACTGCAAGGCCCAGAAGCCTCAGGGCCTGATGACCAGTCTGTCACCACGGGCCTGGAGGCAAAAGAGGAGCTTCAGTTTGAAGCCACAGTAGCAGAAGCCtgctctggagctgctgtgCTCCCTGTTTCATCCATTACCCTGTCTGTGCAACCCTCCGAccctcagccacacacaccctctgcaGCCATGACTATTATCCCCACCTCCACCCACTCCCACCTGAGCTCCAGCCCACCTACCAGCTCCTCCTGGCCCTCAGACCGACCCACAGCTAATCCTCCATCCACAAGCTCCGGCGCCTCCTCCCCTTGTAAGTCAGCAGCGCTGTCGTCCTCCAAGCCTTTTCTCAGCCTGGTCAGGTCTTTGTCCAATGACGTTGAATCTCGAGAATCCACAACTGCCACCACTGTCACACCACCCCAAGCACGGCACCGGCACTTAATGAAATCTTTTGTTAAGTCTCTATCCACGGACACTTCAAAGGCCGAACATCAAGAGGGtcctcttcatcactttcttcatcAGCAACCGCAGCAAACTCAGCCATCCCATCGGCCTCCACCCCGCAACATGCAGCTCTTCAAGCAGTTCTCCCAGCCCCGTCTCTCCTCCAGCCCCGTCATTGTGACTAAAGCAGGTGGAGACTCCAAAACAGCCCCTTCTTCCCCAATCATGTCCCCAGATGGTAGGTCTTTCTTCAAGGTCCAAGAGGTGGAGGCCAGGATAGAAGACACCAAGCGGCGTCTGTCAGAGGTGATGTCAGACCCCCTGCAGCTTTTTAGTAAGATTATTGGAGATGAGTCTGGCGTGGGAACAGGTGGAAGCGCCGCTCATCGCGCAAaatttctctcctccagtgcGTCCGAGCTGAGCACAGTGACGGCAGTAAATGGACATGCAGAAGGTACAAGCAACTACAGCAtcaaggaggaggaagggacagaaggagaagaagaggacgagACACCCACAGGCAAAGGCCCAGACtcagtttttttctccttcccatCTCCAGGCCCCACGCAGGCCTCCTCGTCCACTTTCCACAAGTCTCCGTCTCTCACTCTGGGTCGCTGCTCTATGTCAGCTCTGGTTGCTCGACAGGAGGATGAGGACTTCTGTGAACTGTACAGTGAAGACTTTGAGTTAAATGCTGGTACTGAGACACCAGATGGGGAATGTGCACGGTCCCGACATCCCCATGCTGGTAGCACTGTTTTGTGCAGCGAACTCGatgccgaggaggaggagaaagcgGAGGAGGAGTTGGACACTGTGCCTGTGACTGGACTCCTCTTCTTAACACAGTTGTTGTACTTGTACTTAGTCCTTCCTATGCCACCCTGTGTATCTGCAGTGGTGCATGGGATAGCAGCCGGGTTCATGTTGGCCTTACTGGTCCTCTGGCTGTCCTCTCCTCGCCGCTCCTCATCAGGCAcgagaagagggaggggggggatagGACACTGGAACGTGGCCCAGTTGGATATAAAAGAACCAGGAATATTCAAG GGCTGGATGAATGAGATCCACAACTATGACCCGGAGATGTACCATGCCACCCTGACCCACTCTGTTTACGTCCGTCTAGAGGGCTCCGTCTTGCGTCTGTCCAAGCCAAACCGGAACATCTCCCGCCGTGCCGCACACAATGAGCCTAAACCTGACGTCACCTACATCAGCCAGAAGATCTATGACCTGACCGACAGCAAG ATCTACCTGATGCCCCAGAGCTTGGCTAGGAAGAGAGTTTGGAATAAAAAGTACCCTATTTGCATTGAGTTGGCCAAGCAGGAGGACTTCATGTCCAAGGCCCAGGGAGAGAGGTCTGAAGCTGGGGAGGACAAATCAACAGCGCAGGGTGAGAAGCTCGAAAGGACAGACAAAGGCGAGAAAGCGGAAGGATCGACATCAACAGAGGAATCCAAGAAACCGGCTTCTGGAGGATGGGATCTGACAATCTACCTGTTTGGGAGGACGGGCCGGGAAAAGGAGGAGTGGTTCCGGAGATTTCTCATGGCGTCCCGCACCAAGTCAGATGGGAGAGGTGGCGGTCTGCCTAGCATCTGCAAGAGTG CCCTCCTGACCTCCcacagccgcagcagcagcacccaGTCTGGCGGAGGCCCGGAGGCCGACGGCAGGAGAAGCAGCCGGGAAAGCGTGGAGGAGCTCCCACAGTTGCGTCACAGAGacaccgcctcctcctccacggcTCCCTCCTGTGGCTTCACCGGAGGGGTGAAGCAGAAGATGCTGTTGGACTATAATGTCTACATGGCCAAATACGTCAACCCCCAGGCACCACAGAGGAGCCCGACTGCCACTGACAGCCCCGCAAACAGCCCTGAAAGCAGCCCCAAAACTACCAAAAAG TTACACAGGAGTTCAGAAGAGACTGTGGAGCCTGAGGCCTGGGTCAATGCTTTCCTGGGGAGGATGTTTTGGGACTTCCTGGGAGAGAAGTACTGGGCCAACGTGGTCTCCAAAAAGATCCAAATGAAGCTCAGTAAAATCAGG CTGCCGTACGTAATGAATGAGTTGACTTTGACAGAGCTGGACATGGGCTTCTCCATCCCCAAGATTCTCCAAGCGTCCAAACCCTCAGTGGACCACCAAG GTCTGTGGTTTGATCTGGAGCTGTCCTACACAGGCTCGTTCCTCATGACACTGGAGACCAAGATGAACCTGGCCCGACTGGGGAAGGAGGGCGAGGGACTTGGGGAGCACGGGAAAGAATG GCCGAGGACATACTGTCTGGCAGACAGCGATGAGGAGTCGTCGAGCGCTGGCTCATCGGATGAGGAGGATCCCCAGGAACTCGTCAGCGACAAACCTATTCTGCCCGGAGGCGAGGG CTATGTGGGAGGCCACAGGCCCAGCAAGATCATGCGCTTCGTGGACAAGATAGCCAAGTCGAAGTACTTCCAGAAGGCCACAGAGACGGAGTTCAtcaagaagaagatggaggaggtgtCCAACACGCCCCTGCTGCTCACCGTGGAGGTGCAGGAGTGCCGCGGGACGCTGGCTGTCAACATCCCACCTCCCCCCACAGACAGGATATG GTATGGTTTCCGGAGTCCGCCTCACCTGGAGCTGAAAGCGCGGCCcaagctgggagagagggaggtcaCGCTCGTTCACGTGACTGACTGGATAGAGAAGAAGCTGAATCAGGAGTTCCAG AAAATATTTGTGATGCCAAACATGGACGACGTGTGGCTACCCATAATGCACTCTGCCATGGACACACGTTCAAATGCCAACTTGGTTACTGTGACAAACGATGCCTTGAAGGACCCAGAGCCTGAGGAGTCTGAGGTCTCCGACATGTGA